One genomic window of Haemorhous mexicanus isolate bHaeMex1 chromosome 17, bHaeMex1.pri, whole genome shotgun sequence includes the following:
- the AMZ1 gene encoding archaemetzincin-1 → MLQCKHAQEFSFGPRALKDALISTDPALQELYAKAFSRAEKLFLSEAYNPQRTLFCTLLIRTAFDWLLSHPDAPEDFETFYHAMLRRKQNFCRKHIYLQPIDLIEGPAGLSLLDSLQSCVESFFLGLRVKCLPSIPVSSIHCCFRHSRDSDRVQLHADGILNFLKNNKPMDALCVLGLTLLDLYPCETWSFTFSKFLPGQEVGVCSFARFSGDFPQAGCSSLNPPTQKEELCEVSKEGRDRALQFSAQEMVQCCKVTCHEICHLMGLGTCRWLQCIMQGALSLDEALLRPLEPCPICLRKLQHVVGFKLIERYRKLYAWTQTVLSTWPRQESAELSASEDILPFSSDSGMCCENDSEAVTSLSEPLTPDTCSQGLSLGPELEQDEQLSSLQEGQGQPRPPGHTKAPDTIKDYELWLEMCIAALERNVSEEELAQVDKSVDALAKWEMFTGQLPAMRKDLPFARDSTGLRKVLGDKFSSLRRKLSSRKLSKGESSPHRWRWEDN, encoded by the exons ATGCTGCAGTGCAAACACGCGCAGGAGTTCAGCTTCGGGCCCCGCGCTCTGAAGGACGCGCTCATCTCCACCGACCCCGCGCTGCAGGAGCTCTATGCCAAGGCCTTCTCCAGGGCGGAGAAGCTGTTCCTGTCCGAGGCCTACAACCCCCAGCGCACGCTGTTCTGCACGCTGCTCATCCGCACGGCCTTCGACTGGCTGCTCAGCCACCCCGATGCCCCCGAGGACTTCGAGACCTTCTACCACGCCATGCTGAGGAGGAAGCAGAACTTCTGTCGAAAGCACATTTACCTGCAGCCTATAG ATTTGATCGAAGGCCCCGCTGGGCTCTCACTGCTGgattccctgcagagctgtgtggagTCTTTCTTCCTGGGCCTGCGTGTGAAGTgccttccctccatcccagtCTCTTCCATCCACTGCTGCTTCCGCCACAGCCGGGACTCGGACAGGGTGCAGCTCCACGCag ATGGGATCCTGAATTTCCTGAAGAACAACAAACCCATGGATGCCCTGTGTGTCCTTGGACTTACCCTGCTGGACCTTTACCCATGTGAGACCTGGAGCTTCACATTCAGCAAATTCCTGCCAGGACAAG AAGTGGGAGTCTGCAGCTTTGCCAGGTTTTCTGGGGATTTCCCCCAGGCTGGTTGTAGCAGCCTGAACCCACCCACACAGAAGGAAGAGCTCTGTGAAGTCAGCAAGGAGGGCAGAGACCGGGCCTTGCAGTTCAGTGCCCAGGAGATGGTCCAGTGCTGTAAG GTGACCTGCCACGAGATCTGCCACCTGATGGGGCTGGGGACGTGCCGCTGGCTGCAGTGCATCATGCAGGGCGCCCTGAGCCTGGACGAGGCGCTGCTGCGgcccctggagccctgcccCATCTGCCTGAGGAAGCTGCAGCACGTCGTGGGCTTCAAACTCATCGAGCGCTACAGG AAGCTCTATGCTTGGACACAGACCGTGCTGTCCACATGGCCAAGGCAGGAGTCAGCAGAGCTGTCTGCCTCCGAGGACATCCTCCCGTTCAGCTCCGACTCCGGGATGTGCTGCGAGAACGACTCCGAGGCCGTGACCTCCCTGTCCGAGCCGCTGACCCCCGACACCTGCAGCCAGGGCCTGTCCCTggggccagagctggagcaggacgagcagctgagctccctgcaggaggggcagggccagccccgGCCCCCCGGGCACACCAAGGCCCCGGACACCATCAAGGATTACGAGCTGTGGCTGGAGATGTGCATTGCTGCCCTGGAGAGGAACGTCTCTGAGGAGGAACTGGCTCAAGTGGACAAGAGTGTGGACGCCCTGGCTAAATGGGAAATGTTTACAGGCCAGCTGCCTGCTATGAGGAAGGACCTGCCCTTTGCTAGGGACAGCACTGGGCTACGCAAAGTTCTTGGAGACAAATTTTCCTCCTTGAGGAGGAAGCTGAGTTCCAGAAAACTGTCCAAAGGGGAATCGTCCCCTCATCGCTGGCGCTGGGAGGACAATTAG